In the Kocuria turfanensis genome, one interval contains:
- a CDS encoding SCO6880 family protein: MSSNQVIVRQYGNIAEDKTAGLLGFSMASTVVLGVGSVLVFLFIMASQIWVAAGIAVAAFIVATVLGSKDRNGRSKPERWIARSMFSRAEKKQRTTYKAGPTSQLPDGSFRAPGVLAATEPVTFTDLFGHQGVMLWHPKLKTGTVFVIANSSGLGLLDQDRVDRMVGSWAAFQRDAGSNTELVQVSVTTQSTTDPGERLPDAVAVGRAQAGSQSVPAFARATMDEVVANLNQDVPKLEQWIALTFSAKANEGEGVPERTAEELATDVSSLLSGFLEQLEQAGAGSVSLMQEHDLIDQTYVAYNPLAAAAVEKARLSEAGTGLRWEEVGPSAARVVGSPGRYEHGGVVSKSWQMWRPPAGTFRENALVALLAPNSEMLQKRVTVFYRPQSPDKSATQVQQSLTNAQFAANQKNRRPTSSQIIALEKARKAEREQAEGASLVRFSIVVTATVERPEQLPRVAATLRRNASQGVQLGLRECDYNDDAAFAFNLGLGVVPDAVATIPADVRKAL; encoded by the coding sequence GTGAGTAGCAACCAGGTGATCGTGCGGCAGTACGGCAACATTGCCGAGGACAAGACGGCCGGGCTGTTGGGGTTCTCGATGGCCTCCACCGTGGTGCTCGGCGTGGGGTCGGTGCTCGTCTTCCTGTTCATCATGGCCTCCCAGATTTGGGTGGCCGCCGGCATCGCGGTGGCGGCGTTCATCGTGGCCACCGTGCTCGGGTCCAAGGACCGCAACGGCCGCTCCAAGCCCGAGCGCTGGATCGCCCGGTCCATGTTCTCCCGGGCGGAGAAGAAGCAGCGCACCACGTACAAGGCCGGGCCGACCTCACAACTCCCCGATGGGTCCTTCCGGGCCCCCGGGGTGCTGGCTGCGACCGAGCCGGTGACCTTCACGGACCTGTTCGGCCACCAGGGCGTGATGCTGTGGCACCCGAAATTGAAGACCGGAACCGTGTTCGTCATCGCCAACTCTTCCGGGCTGGGGCTGCTGGATCAGGACCGGGTGGACCGGATGGTGGGCAGCTGGGCCGCGTTCCAGCGTGACGCCGGCTCCAACACGGAGCTGGTGCAGGTGTCGGTCACCACCCAGTCCACCACTGACCCGGGGGAGCGGCTGCCCGATGCGGTGGCCGTGGGTCGGGCTCAGGCTGGGTCCCAGTCGGTGCCGGCGTTCGCCCGCGCCACGATGGATGAGGTGGTGGCCAACCTCAACCAGGACGTGCCCAAGCTGGAGCAGTGGATCGCCCTCACGTTCAGCGCCAAGGCCAATGAGGGCGAGGGGGTGCCCGAGCGCACCGCCGAGGAGCTGGCCACAGACGTGTCCTCCTTGCTGAGCGGGTTCTTGGAGCAGCTGGAGCAGGCCGGGGCCGGGTCGGTGTCCCTGATGCAGGAACACGACCTGATTGACCAGACCTATGTGGCCTATAACCCCCTGGCGGCCGCGGCCGTGGAGAAGGCCCGGCTGTCGGAGGCCGGCACCGGTTTGCGCTGGGAGGAGGTCGGGCCCTCGGCGGCCCGGGTGGTCGGTTCCCCGGGCCGGTATGAGCACGGTGGGGTGGTGTCGAAGTCCTGGCAGATGTGGCGCCCGCCGGCCGGCACGTTCCGGGAGAACGCGCTGGTGGCCCTCCTGGCCCCGAACTCCGAAATGCTCCAGAAGCGCGTCACGGTGTTCTATCGGCCGCAGTCCCCGGACAAGTCCGCTACCCAGGTGCAGCAGTCGTTGACCAATGCGCAGTTCGCGGCGAACCAGAAGAACCGCCGGCCCACCAGCTCTCAGATCATCGCCCTGGAGAAGGCGCGGAAGGCCGAGCGGGAGCAGGCCGAGGGCGCGTCGCTGGTGCGGTTCTCCATCGTGGTCACCGCCACCGTGGAACGGCCTGAGCAGCTGCCGCGGGTGGCGGCCACGCTGCGGCGCAACGCCTCCCAGGGGGTGCAGCTGGGGCTGCGGGAGTGCGACTACAACGACGATGCGGCGTTCGCGTTCAACCTCGGCCTGGGCGTGGTCCCGGATGCCGTGGCCACGATTCCGGCTGACGTGCGAAAGGCGCTGTGA